The sequence gtcccaagcaagtctcttcttattattggtgtcctttagtgtttgggctatttatttgggctacaatttctgaggttggtaactctgatgaacttatcctctagaagaggtaactctgggtcttcctttcctgtggcggttcttatgagagacagtttcatcatagcgcttgatggtttttgtgactgcacttgaagaaacattcaaagttcttgaaatttgccagattgactgaccttcatgtcttaaagtaatgatggactgtcatttctctttgcttatttgagctgttcttggtataatatggacttgatcttttaccaaatagggctatctttttggtataccacccctacattttcacaacacaactgattggctcaaacgcattaagaaggaaagaaattccacaaatgtacttttaacaagccacacctgttaattgaaaagcattccaggtgattacctcatgaagctggttgagagaatgccaatagtgtgcagaTTTGTCagcaaggtggctactttgaagaatctcaaatatacaatttattttgatttgtttaacacttttttggttactacatgattccatatgtgttatttcatagtttgtcttcactattattctacaatgtagaaaatagtaaaaataaagaaaaaccctggaatgagtaggtgtgtccaaacttttgacttgttaTGTACATATTAACTTAATTACCTCgactaccttgtacccctgcatattgacccggtaccggtaccccttgtatatagcgtGGTTATTGTTATTTTTAATGTGTTGCTATTTTTTTCTTTACTTTCTTCAGCAAATTCTTCTTACTTACTTTTttaaaactctgcattgttggttaaaagggctcgtaagtaagcatttcacagtaaggtctacacctgttgtattcggagcacatgacaaataacatttgatttgtatgTAAGGAATATGTATTTTCTCACTTACATGACAAGAGTGTGCATGGTCGTTGTGAAGAGAGGTATCCTTGACCTTTCCTCTCAGCAATCTAAAAAAACATACAAATCAAACCAACCGTTCAGATTTATTTCATTTCCTAAGTTTAACACAAGAAGGCGATATTGCTCAACTTTTAACTATAGCTCCCCAGCTGTCTGAAAATAGAGTGATAGAAATGGTGCTCTCCGTGGTGCTGAACACGCCAAGCTTGTGATGCAGAGCATGTGAGCTGAGTTGAGTGATTGGAAATCCAGCTACAATGACATACTTAGTTATCTACCCACCTCATTCCTTTATTTAAGCACCTAGTAAGTACATCATCATGCTTTTGGGAtacgtgtcttttcagattccacaatgattgtTTAGTTGCCGCACTCCCTCTTTTGcgcttggtcctcatctttgtaagtcaccttgagtTAACACCTGTGAGTTTTATCAgcttctttatgaaaatattttgcGAACTTCATGACAGTAGCTAACGCAAGGggctacagtcgtggccaaaagttttgagaatgacacatattcattttcacaaagtttgctgcttcactgtctttagatatttttgtcagatgttactatggaatactgaagtataactacacacatttcataagtgtcaaaggcttttattgacaattacatgaagttgatgcaaagagtcaatatttgcagtgttaacccttctttttcaagacttcTGCAATCCgctctggcatgctgtcaattaacctctggtccacatcctgactgatggcagcccattcttgcataatcaatgcttggagtttgtcagaatttgtggggttttgtttgtccgcctgcctcttgaggattgaccacaagttctcaatgggattaaggtctggggagttaaaaatatcgatgttttgttccccgagcaacTTAGTTATGACTTTTgcattatggcaaggtgctccatcatgctggaaaaggcattgtttgtcaccaaactgttccaggatggttgggagaagttgctctcggaggatgtgttggtaccattctttattcatggctgtgttcttaggcaaaattgtgagtgagcccactcccttggctgagaagcaaccccacacatgaatggtcgcAGGATGCCTTACTGTTGGCTTGACactggactgatggtagcgctcaccttgtcttctccggacaagcttttttccggatgccccaaacaatcggaaaggggattcatcagagaacatgactttatcccagtcctcagcagtccaatccttgtaccttttgcagaatatcagtctgtccctgctgtttttcctggagagaagtggcttctttgctgcccttcttgacaccaggccatcctccaaaagtcttcttctcactgtgcgtgcagatgcactcacacctgcctgctgccattcctgagcaagctctgtactggtggtgccccgatcccgcagctgaatcaactttaggagacggtcctggcgcttgctggactttcttgggcgccctgaagccttcttcacaacaattgaaccgctctccttgaagttcttgatgatccgataaatggttgatttaggtgcaatcttactggcagcaatatccttgcctgtgaaaccctttttgtgcaaagcaatgaggatggcacgtgtttccttgcaggtaaccattgttgacagaggaagaacaatgattccaagcaccaccctccttttgaaacttccagtctgttattcgaactcaaccagcatgacagagtgatctccagccttgtcctcatcaacactcacacctgtgttaacgagagaatcactgacatgatgtcagctggtccttttgtagcagggctgaaatgcagtggaaatgttttggggggatacagttcatttgcatggcaaagagggactttgcaattaattgcaattcatctgatcactcttcataacattctggaatatatgcaaactgccatcatacaaactgaggcagcagactttttgaaaatgaatatttgtgacattctcaaaacttttggccacgactgtatagccGAACACAAGATTACTACAAATGCGTGCTGAGGcgggcatgccctgagctcgtGAAGTGATCGCTTCTTGGAACGCTACTGAAGCGAAATTGGAGCGGGGGAGCAGGCCGACGCTCCAGCCTTTgggcagcagcgcctcttcaacctcaggaggctgaagaaattcggcttgtcaccaaaagcactcacaaacttctacagatgcacaatcgagagcatcctgtcgggctgtatcaccgcctggtacggcaactgctccgcccacaaccgtaaggctctccagagggtagtgaggtctgcagaacgcaccaccgggggcaaactacctgccctccaggacacctacaccacccgatgtcacaggaaggccataaagatcatcaaggacaacaaccacccaagccactgcctgttcaccccgctatcatccagaaggcgaggtcagtacaggtgcatcaaagcagggaccgagagactgaaaaacagcttctatctcaaggccatcagactgttaaacagccaccactaacatttagcggccgctgccaacatactgactcaactccagccactttaaaaatgggaattgatggaaattatgtaaaaatttaccactagccactttaaacaatgccacttaatataatgtttacataccctacattacccatctcatatgtatatactgtactctatatcatctactgcatcttgccatctttatgtaatacatgtaccactagccactttaaactatgccactttatgtttacataccctacagtacccatctcatatgtatataccgtactctataccatctactgcatcttgccatgccgttctgtaccaccactcattcatatatctttatgtacatattctttatccctttacacttgtgtgtgtgtataaggtagtagttgtggaattgttaggttagattacttgttggttattactgcattgtcggaactagaagcacaagcatttcgctacactcgcattaacatctgctaaccatgtgtatgtgactaataaaatttgatttgatttgatttgaatctcgatccacgctccagtcaaattgggcacgctCTGCTCCTCGCTCTGCTCcgctccgctcacatactctggtgTGATGTGGAACTACAAACTCGGAAACCAACAAGGTTCCTCATTCATTTAAGTTGTGACTTAAAATGAAAGAAGAAGTGAGCCATTGCTCCAGAGGCAGGGGTATTTAAACTCAGAGAACACTCTCAGTAGGCTGTGATAGCTGCTGTCATTTCACACTGACACAAGGTGAGTCTTTTACTTCACACCTTTTTATGTCATAGTGCTCAGTTCTgaagtttgacaaaaggcacatAATGAGAAGTTATTTGAGCACATGACTAGCTGTAATTGTATGCTTTCAACGTGTTGACTGATCATTTGTGCGTATACCAACAGGACGTTTTAGGAGTCTTTGACTAGAAAAGTCTTACAGTAACATGGAGGATTTTGACTATAAAGAATATGAAGAAGATTATACTGCTGACAATGAAACATATGAAAACAcctctgtgattggctcagtgactttcaaccatCCCAGGTCCTTTTCAGTGGAAACTGTAATCAATATCCTTATATCACTACTGGGGCTCAGTGGAAATGCTATAGTAATTTGGATCTCCGGCTTCAAGATGAGGACATCGGTCAACACCACTTGGTACCTCAGTCTGGCCATCTCAGACTTTctgttctgtgtctgtctgcccttTAACATTGTATACATGGTCACCTCACACTGGCCCTTTGGGCTGGTCATGTGTAAGCTGACCTCCTCCACTATGTTCCTCAACATGTTCAGCAGCGTCTTCCTGCTGGTTCTGATCAGTGTTGACCGCTGCATGTCAATCACTTTTCCTGTCTGGGCTCAGAACAACCGGACCGTGCCCAGAGCATCCGGAGTGGTCGTCCTCGTGTGGGCCCTCTCTGCTGCCCTGACTGTACCCTCACTAGTCCACCGCCAGATCAAAACACACGGGGCTGATACACTGTGCTATACTGATTATCAGTCTGGGCACAAGGCAGTGGCTCTGAGTCGATTTGTCTGTGGCTTTGTGATTCCTCTTTTGATTATAGTCTTCTGCTACTCAGTTATCTTTGTACAGCTTAGGAGTCGCCCCATGAAATCCACTAAACCTGTCAAGGTAATGACTGTCCTCATTGTGTCCTTCTTCGTTTGCTGGGTGCCCTATCACACCTTTGTCCTGTTGGAGTTGAACTTGGGGAACCACAGCCTTGAGATGCTCTACACTTGGCTGAAGTTGGGCAGCACAATGGCTGCAGCAAACAGTTTCCTTAAccccatactgtatgtgttaatgGGTCATGACTTTCGGCAAACCCTAAAGAGGTCTGTTCTGTGGAAGATAGAAAATGCAATGGCAGAAGATGGGCGTACAGGTGGACGTAACCTCTCAAAGTCTGGGTCTTTTGAGAGTAAAGCTTTCACACACGTCTGAGGTTTAAGATTGTGTCATTTTATTGAGGTTGTTTGTAACGATGGTGCCTTTTTGCACtgcttctatagatgttatatgaTTTGTAATGTATTAATTCAAAGTGTTACTGTGTAAATATGAGTTTCAATGGATATCAAAAGGCGTGTCTGATTAAAATCTGTTACATTAGTTCTATACAATTAGTTGTCAAAGTTTTCATGTTTTCTTAAAGtatctactgaacaaaaatataaacacaacgtgtaaagtgttggacccatgtttcatgagctgaaataaaatatcccagaaatgttccatacgcataaaaagcttatttctctcaaatgttgtgcacaaatttgtttacaaccatgttagtaagcatttctcctttgctaagataatccatccacctgaaaggtgtggcatatcaagaagctgatgatacagtatgatcattacacaggtacaccttgtgctggggacaataaaaggccactttaaaatgtttagttttgtcacataacaccaTGCCACAGATTCCTTACATttagagggagcgtgcaattgacatgctgactacaggaatgtccaccagagctgttgccagaaaatgtcatgttcatttctctaccataagctgcctccaacattgttttagagaatttttccagtatgtccaaccggcctcaaaaccgcagaccacgtgtaaccacgccagcctatgacctccacatccggcttcttcacctgcggggagACCAGCCACTCggccagctgatgaaactgaggagtatttctgtctgtaataaagcccttttgtggggataaACTAATTCTGaatggctccccagtggctggatctatgcccttccaggcccacccttggctgtgcccctgcccagtcatgtgaaatcaatagattatggagggcctcatttatttatttcaattgacctatttccttatatgaactgtaactcagtaaaatcattgaaattgttgcatgttgcgtttatagctATGTTCAGTATCTTTGGGTAACAAAAGAAAAGAACCATTCCACGATTAAGCAACTGTGCTACAACACGTAATAGTTCACGAACTGGGGTTGTGCAATGACTGAAAATAATGTCATGATTCGTAGGAAAAGGTTGAGGTTAAAAACGTTTAAATAGATTTATCTTAGGCATCCTTTTCACCTTTTCCTCTCCACGAAGCGAGGGGGTTAAATCCATGAATCGCCTCCCTGCCACTCATTGGTCTTTATGCAGATAGTTCTGCCAATGCAACAATAATCTCTCTCTCATTTGAAACATGTTAAAGGGGACCTTTCACTATTTTACAACTTAAAGTTACAGTCACAAAATGGACAGTGGGCCATTGACTCAACTGGTGTGGTGGGGTGTTCATAGGTCAATTTAATAAGCCTGCTCGTTGAGTTTTTACCTTTGTAGTAGAGGGGA is a genomic window of Salvelinus alpinus chromosome 18, SLU_Salpinus.1, whole genome shotgun sequence containing:
- the LOC139544496 gene encoding chemerin-like receptor 1, yielding MEDFDYKEYEEDYTADNETYENTSVIGSVTFNHPRSFSVETVINILISLLGLSGNAIVIWISGFKMRTSVNTTWYLSLAISDFLFCVCLPFNIVYMVTSHWPFGLVMCKLTSSTMFLNMFSSVFLLVLISVDRCMSITFPVWAQNNRTVPRASGVVVLVWALSAALTVPSLVHRQIKTHGADTLCYTDYQSGHKAVALSRFVCGFVIPLLIIVFCYSVIFVQLRSRPMKSTKPVKVMTVLIVSFFVCWVPYHTFVLLELNLGNHSLEMLYTWLKLGSTMAAANSFLNPILYVLMGHDFRQTLKRSVLWKIENAMAEDGRTGGRNLSKSGSFESKAFTHV